The Mucilaginibacter yixingensis genome window below encodes:
- a CDS encoding heavy metal-binding domain-containing protein gives MKKVMLMAAAILFSAVTVFAANPTTGKVAVDTTKKAKPVKVQYTCTMHPEVLSDKPGKCPKCGMTLVKKADTKKKPAEKMKM, from the coding sequence ATGAAAAAAGTAATGCTTATGGCAGCAGCCATCCTGTTTTCTGCTGTAACTGTTTTTGCCGCAAACCCAACCACCGGTAAAGTTGCCGTCGATACGACCAAAAAAGCAAAGCCGGTTAAAGTGCAGTACACCTGTACCATGCACCCGGAAGTGCTCTCAGACAAACCCGGCAAATGCCCGAAATGTGGTATGACGCTGGTGAAAAAAGCCGACACCAAAAAGAAACCGGCTGAAAAAATGAAAATGTAA
- a CDS encoding hybrid sensor histidine kinase/response regulator: MMNNLRITVIANQQEQILINNELNAAFQQPQITYYASQDEFEKSVKLYNNDFLIAQDALVNRGFYTQFSPFLELTKIPLLILKDADSQSFKNHVVRELVKDPDGDYLKQLPIHVSQLINEQLTLSGQNKILFLEDEEIDITFIKRKFIKLNPQYECDVVSSIEELRAQVGKKKYDLIVSDFNLPDGTAFDSIAIAKAADIPIVIATGQGSEKTAVELMKAGAADYLIKDKNMGEHMLILPSIVKSVLNYKKLEAYNSGLLEMLRLKNQDLERFAHIIAHDLRSPIASCVLLINTLQMLGEDLSEDLQETMQMLTQVSYNMTNTIEGIYQYTVTDSQTDAFVKVDMKKAAEEALGNLQNKVNECGAVVTIEGMPEIDANYVQMVQLFQNLMGNGIKYRGNKTPELTVRSFEQGNEQIFAVSDNGIGIAKENHKKIFEIFSRLHNSSGQYEGVGMGLTIVKRILERHQGRIWVESDLGEGTTFFFALKAA; encoded by the coding sequence ATGATGAATAATCTGAGAATAACCGTAATTGCCAATCAACAAGAGCAAATATTAATTAATAACGAGCTTAACGCTGCATTTCAACAGCCACAAATAACCTACTACGCCAGTCAGGACGAGTTTGAAAAATCTGTTAAGCTCTACAACAATGATTTCTTAATAGCCCAGGATGCGCTGGTTAACCGGGGCTTTTATACCCAGTTTTCGCCTTTTCTGGAGCTGACCAAAATTCCGCTGCTGATATTGAAGGATGCGGATTCACAATCGTTCAAAAATCATGTGGTTAGAGAACTGGTTAAAGATCCTGATGGTGACTATCTAAAGCAACTGCCGATCCATGTTTCACAACTAATTAATGAGCAGCTAACCTTAAGTGGTCAAAACAAGATCTTGTTCCTGGAAGATGAGGAGATCGATATCACCTTCATCAAACGTAAGTTCATCAAACTCAATCCGCAGTATGAATGCGATGTGGTATCCAGTATTGAAGAGCTGAGGGCGCAGGTGGGTAAGAAAAAATATGACCTGATTGTTTCTGACTTTAACCTGCCCGATGGCACTGCGTTTGACTCGATTGCCATTGCAAAGGCCGCCGATATCCCGATTGTAATAGCCACGGGCCAGGGCTCAGAAAAAACAGCGGTTGAACTGATGAAAGCCGGCGCCGCTGATTATCTGATCAAGGATAAAAACATGGGTGAGCACATGCTCATTTTGCCTAGTATCGTTAAATCTGTACTCAACTACAAAAAGCTGGAAGCTTACAACAGCGGCCTCTTGGAGATGCTGCGTTTAAAAAATCAGGATCTGGAGCGTTTTGCCCACATCATTGCGCATGACCTACGCTCGCCCATTGCTTCTTGTGTGCTATTGATCAATACGCTGCAAATGCTGGGTGAGGACCTGTCGGAAGATTTGCAGGAAACTATGCAGATGCTGACTCAGGTATCTTACAACATGACCAACACCATTGAGGGCATTTACCAGTATACCGTTACTGACTCGCAGACGGACGCTTTTGTGAAGGTAGATATGAAAAAGGCAGCCGAAGAGGCGCTGGGAAATCTGCAAAACAAAGTAAACGAATGCGGCGCCGTAGTGACTATTGAAGGCATGCCTGAGATTGACGCCAACTACGTGCAAATGGTGCAGCTGTTCCAGAACCTGATGGGCAACGGCATTAAATACCGCGGCAACAAAACGCCCGAACTAACCGTACGCAGCTTTGAACAAGGCAATGAGCAGATTTTTGCCGTAAGCGATAACGGCATCGGTATTGCCAAAGAGAACCATAAAAAGATCTTCGAGATTTTTAGTCGCCTGCATAACAGCAGCGGTCAATACGAGGGTGTGGGTATGGGCCTCACCATTGTAAAAAGAATATTGGAACGTCACCAGGGCCGTATCTGGGTAGAATCTGATCTGGGTGAGGGAACTACATTCTTCTTTGCGCTGAAGGCGGCGTAA
- a CDS encoding outer membrane beta-barrel protein, with protein MRKKSILIIITCLFTLKCFAQNTADTTANALSFPSTTGPLTPNPTPFKFDKIYISGVVSGLAQAQNNVARGDKALQTDISNAQIFIQKNTGLIQFFIEAGAYSQPDLGVPYLRSGLNEAAFYGIIPQGYLEIAPSDNFSFMIGKLAAFMGAEPTFSFQNMNIQRGLLWDQSNSVNRGIQVNYSAGPIAIALSYNDGFYSNKYNWLSGTLTYALDKANTFVLMGGGSLSRTNISTSATPLYQNNGQGYNLIYTHTAGSFTILPYLQYTVVPKSALLNTAQTAKTYSAALLVNYSVPHTGFSLPVRVEYVKTTGSAAQGAPNLMYGVGSNAWSATVTPTYQYKRVFVRSEFSYVRAGNITSGMAFGPEGNDAMQSRVLLETGFIF; from the coding sequence ATGCGTAAGAAATCAATCCTCATAATTATCACCTGTCTTTTCACACTAAAATGCTTCGCACAAAATACTGCTGATACAACAGCTAATGCGCTCTCCTTTCCTAGTACCACAGGGCCACTTACCCCAAACCCTACTCCTTTTAAATTTGACAAGATCTATATCTCGGGCGTGGTGAGCGGATTAGCGCAAGCCCAGAACAATGTAGCCAGAGGCGATAAGGCACTGCAAACAGACATCAGCAACGCCCAAATCTTCATTCAGAAAAACACGGGACTGATTCAGTTTTTTATTGAGGCCGGCGCCTATTCTCAGCCCGATTTGGGGGTTCCTTATTTACGGTCGGGATTGAATGAAGCCGCATTTTATGGCATCATCCCACAGGGGTATCTGGAGATTGCCCCATCGGATAACTTCTCTTTTATGATTGGCAAGCTGGCTGCGTTTATGGGTGCCGAGCCTACGTTTTCGTTCCAGAACATGAATATTCAGCGCGGTTTGTTGTGGGATCAGAGCAACTCAGTTAACCGGGGCATCCAGGTCAATTACTCGGCCGGACCAATCGCCATCGCGCTCTCCTATAATGACGGTTTCTATTCCAACAAATACAACTGGCTCTCGGGCACGCTTACCTATGCGCTTGATAAAGCCAATACCTTTGTGCTGATGGGCGGCGGTAGTTTAAGCCGAACCAATATTTCCACCTCGGCAACGCCGCTGTATCAGAATAACGGGCAGGGCTACAATTTAATTTACACCCATACTGCTGGCTCCTTCACTATTCTGCCATATTTACAATACACAGTGGTGCCCAAGTCGGCTTTGCTCAACACAGCGCAAACTGCTAAAACATATTCTGCTGCCCTATTGGTTAACTATTCGGTACCTCACACTGGGTTTAGTTTGCCGGTCCGGGTAGAGTATGTTAAAACAACAGGAAGCGCAGCGCAGGGAGCACCCAACCTGATGTATGGCGTGGGCAGCAACGCATGGTCTGCCACGGTTACGCCCACCTATCAATACAAACGCGTATTTGTGCGCTCGGAGTTTTCTTACGTGCGGGCCGGAAATATCACCAGCGGAATGGCTTTCGGCCCCGAGGGTAACGACGCCATGCAGAGCAGGGTATTGTTAGAAACCGGATTTATATTCTAA